The following coding sequences lie in one Cupriavidus sp. WKF15 genomic window:
- the lipA gene encoding lipoyl synthase, which yields MSDALIASSSDTPQSPAEQYDPTRKQKSADKTARIPIKIVPAEKLKKPDWIRVKAATGNSRFYEIKDILRANNLVTVCEEASCPNIGECFGKGTATFMIMGDKCTRRCPFCDVGHGRPDPLDVNEPGNLARTIAQLKLNYVVITSVDRDDLRDGGAQHYVDCISQTRELSPATRIEVLVPDFRGRLDKALDILQACPPDVMNHNMETVPRLYKQARPGADYAHSLKLLQEFKRRNPNVPTKSGLMVGLGETDEEILEVMRDMRAHDIDMLTIGQYLAPSNHHLPVLRYVHPDTFKMFEEEAYKMGFTHAAVGAMVRSSYHADQQAHQAGFA from the coding sequence ATGAGCGACGCCCTGATCGCCTCCTCCAGCGACACCCCGCAATCCCCCGCGGAGCAGTACGATCCGACCCGCAAGCAGAAATCTGCCGACAAGACCGCGCGCATTCCCATCAAGATCGTGCCGGCCGAGAAGCTCAAGAAGCCGGACTGGATCCGCGTGAAGGCCGCAACCGGCAACTCGCGCTTCTATGAGATCAAGGACATCCTGCGCGCGAACAACCTGGTGACGGTGTGCGAGGAAGCGAGCTGCCCGAACATCGGCGAATGCTTCGGCAAGGGCACCGCCACCTTCATGATCATGGGCGACAAGTGCACGCGCCGCTGCCCGTTCTGCGATGTCGGCCACGGCCGTCCCGATCCGCTCGACGTGAACGAGCCGGGCAACCTGGCCCGCACCATCGCCCAGCTCAAGCTGAACTACGTGGTGATCACCAGCGTCGACCGCGATGACCTGCGCGACGGCGGCGCCCAGCACTACGTGGACTGCATCAGCCAGACCCGCGAGCTGTCGCCGGCAACCCGCATCGAAGTGCTGGTGCCGGACTTCCGCGGCCGCCTGGACAAGGCCCTGGACATCCTGCAGGCCTGCCCGCCCGATGTGATGAACCACAACATGGAAACCGTGCCGCGCCTGTACAAGCAGGCCCGCCCGGGCGCCGACTACGCGCACTCGCTCAAGCTGCTGCAGGAGTTCAAGCGCCGCAACCCGAACGTGCCGACCAAGTCCGGCCTGATGGTCGGCCTGGGCGAGACCGACGAGGAAATCCTCGAAGTCATGCGCGACATGCGCGCGCACGACATCGACATGCTGACCATCGGCCAGTACCTCGCGCCGTCGAACCACCACCTGCCGGTGCTGCGCTACGTCCATCCCGACACCTTCAAGATGTTCGAGGAAGAGGCCTACAAGATGGGCTTCACGCACGCCGCCGTGGGCGCGATGGTGCGCAGCTCGTACCACGCCGACCAGCAGGCGCACCAGGCGGGGTTTGCCTGA
- the lipB gene encoding lipoyl(octanoyl) transferase LipB gives MHPIQVIERGREDYQPCFDAMRAFTAARTPETPDQLWLVEHPPVYTLGQAGDPAHLLAPDERIPMVQIDRGGQITYHGPGQVVAYLLLDLKRRKLMVRELVSDIEQAVLDTLAAYNLAAERKPGAPGIYLSDGPHRGAKIAALGLKIRNGCSYHGVSLNVQMDLAPFLRINPCGYAGLETVDMATAGGHWQDQPVTAAQQPDIARRLAAALCEVLAAREARALAADKTAATPALAS, from the coding sequence ATGCATCCGATTCAAGTCATCGAGCGGGGCCGCGAGGATTACCAGCCCTGCTTCGACGCCATGCGCGCCTTCACCGCCGCGCGCACGCCCGAGACGCCCGACCAGCTCTGGCTGGTCGAGCATCCGCCGGTCTACACGTTGGGCCAGGCGGGCGATCCCGCGCACCTGCTGGCACCGGACGAGCGCATTCCGATGGTGCAGATCGATCGTGGTGGACAGATCACTTATCACGGCCCCGGTCAGGTGGTAGCTTATCTGCTGCTCGATCTCAAGCGCCGCAAGTTGATGGTGCGGGAGCTGGTTTCCGACATAGAGCAGGCCGTGCTGGACACGCTCGCGGCGTATAATCTCGCGGCTGAGCGCAAGCCCGGCGCCCCCGGCATCTACCTGTCGGACGGGCCGCACCGGGGCGCCAAGATTGCCGCGCTCGGGCTCAAGATCCGCAATGGCTGCAGCTACCACGGCGTCAGCCTGAACGTGCAGATGGACCTGGCGCCGTTCCTGCGCATCAATCCTTGTGGCTATGCCGGCCTGGAAACAGTCGACATGGCCACCGCAGGTGGACACTGGCAGGACCAGCCCGTGACCGCCGCACAACAACCTGACATCGCGCGACGCCTGGCGGCGGCATTGTGCGAGGTGCTGGCAGCGCGCGAAGCCCGTGCGCTGGCGGCAGACAAAACTGCCGCCACGCCGGCCCTGGCCTCTTAG
- the pxpB gene encoding 5-oxoprolinase subunit PxpB, protein MTSCTVHRLAEQALLCSVPPPASLEVQRRIWAMAARAGDWRGVVDVVPGMNNLTVIFDETADIAALQRNLKLAWASGEASQAAGRLVEIPVRYGGEHGPDLPDVAAHTGLSPQEVVRRHSAGEYVVYFLGFQPGFAYMGGLAPELATPRRREPRLAVPAGSVGIGGEQTGIYPASAPGGWQLIGRTDAALFVADRDPPSLFAPGDTVRFVVEEVIA, encoded by the coding sequence ATGACTTCCTGTACCGTCCACCGTCTTGCCGAACAGGCGCTGCTCTGCAGCGTGCCGCCGCCGGCCTCGCTCGAGGTCCAGCGGCGCATCTGGGCCATGGCGGCACGTGCGGGCGACTGGCGTGGCGTGGTCGACGTCGTGCCCGGCATGAATAACCTGACAGTGATCTTCGACGAGACGGCCGATATCGCGGCGCTCCAGCGCAACCTGAAGCTCGCGTGGGCGTCGGGCGAGGCGAGCCAGGCCGCCGGCCGGCTCGTGGAGATCCCCGTGCGCTACGGCGGCGAGCACGGGCCCGACCTGCCCGATGTGGCCGCGCATACGGGCCTGAGCCCGCAGGAAGTGGTGCGCCGCCACAGCGCAGGCGAGTACGTGGTGTACTTCCTGGGCTTCCAGCCCGGCTTTGCCTACATGGGCGGACTGGCGCCGGAACTGGCCACGCCGCGCCGGCGCGAGCCACGGCTGGCGGTGCCGGCCGGCTCGGTCGGCATTGGCGGCGAGCAGACCGGCATCTATCCGGCGTCCGCCCCGGGCGGCTGGCAATTGATCGGGCGTACCGATGCCGCGCTGTTCGTGGCCGATCGCGATCCGCCTTCGCTGTTCGCCCCCGGCGATACCGTGCGTTTTGTTGTCGAGGAGGTCATCGCGTGA
- the xerC gene encoding tyrosine recombinase XerC — protein MTTDPTNASGADADTPAADPAIARYLAWLQGSRKLAEHTIRSYRRDLTTLQAHAARHAPGVALLTLETRHIRAFAARLHGEGLAGTSIARTLSAWRGLYLWAAQHGLGVQANPVEGVRAPRSGHRLPKALSVEHAVALVSHPAGTDAAALRDQAVWELFYSSGLRLSELVQLDLRYERLDGYESAGWLDLASAELTVTGKGSRRRTVPVGSKAMEALRAWLAVRDQLLKPRAAPEEACALFLGARGQRLSTRVVQLRLKEQAIRAGVPADVHPHMLRHSFATHMLQSSGDLRAVQELLGHASIATTQIYTSLDFQHLAKVYDKAHPRAGRAAAKNDAGDDEASPLKD, from the coding sequence ATGACCACCGATCCGACCAACGCCTCCGGGGCGGATGCGGATACGCCGGCGGCCGACCCGGCCATCGCGCGCTACCTCGCGTGGCTGCAAGGCAGCCGCAAGCTTGCTGAACACACCATCCGCAGTTATCGCCGCGACCTGACCACGTTGCAGGCGCACGCCGCCAGGCACGCGCCGGGGGTTGCGTTGCTGACGCTGGAGACCCGCCATATCCGCGCCTTTGCCGCGCGCCTGCATGGCGAAGGACTGGCCGGCACCAGCATTGCCCGCACCTTGTCGGCCTGGCGTGGCCTTTATCTGTGGGCGGCGCAGCACGGTCTTGGCGTCCAGGCCAATCCCGTGGAGGGCGTGCGCGCACCGCGCTCCGGACACCGGCTGCCCAAGGCGCTTTCCGTCGAACATGCCGTGGCGCTGGTATCGCATCCCGCGGGGACGGATGCCGCGGCACTGCGCGACCAGGCCGTGTGGGAGCTGTTCTACTCCAGCGGATTGCGCTTGTCGGAGCTGGTGCAGCTCGACCTGCGCTATGAAAGGCTGGACGGCTACGAGTCGGCCGGCTGGCTGGACCTGGCCAGTGCGGAACTGACCGTGACCGGAAAGGGCTCCAGGCGGCGTACCGTTCCGGTTGGAAGCAAGGCGATGGAGGCGTTGCGCGCATGGCTTGCCGTGCGCGATCAGCTACTGAAGCCGAGGGCCGCTCCCGAGGAAGCGTGTGCACTGTTCCTTGGCGCGCGCGGACAACGGCTGTCGACGCGCGTGGTGCAGTTGCGGCTCAAGGAGCAGGCCATTCGCGCAGGCGTGCCCGCCGACGTGCATCCGCATATGCTGAGGCATTCGTTCGCCACGCATATGCTGCAGTCGTCCGGCGATCTGCGGGCGGTGCAGGAGCTGCTCGGACATGCCAGCATTGCCACCACGCAGATCTACACGTCGCTGGATTTCCAGCATCTGGCGAAGGTTTATGACAAGGCCCATCCAAGGGCCGGGCGCGCTGCGGCGAAGAACGATGCCGGCGACGACGAGGCGTCGCCGTTGAAGGATTGA
- the mreD gene encoding rod shape-determining protein MreD — MTNPQYLLRPVNPAFIAFSFVIAFLFNLMPWGTILWIPDMVALVLVFWNIHQPRKVGMGVAFALGLLMDVHDARLLGEHAVAYTLLAYFAITIHRRVLWFTVYTQALHVLPLLFIAHAVPVVIRLAMGAPLPGWPLLLAPGIEALLWPMATAVLLAPQRRSVDVDETRPI, encoded by the coding sequence GTGACCAATCCTCAGTACCTGCTGCGCCCGGTGAACCCCGCGTTCATCGCGTTCAGCTTTGTCATCGCCTTCCTGTTCAACCTGATGCCGTGGGGCACCATCCTGTGGATTCCCGACATGGTGGCGCTGGTGCTGGTGTTCTGGAACATCCACCAGCCGCGCAAGGTCGGCATGGGCGTGGCGTTCGCACTGGGCCTGCTGATGGACGTGCATGACGCGCGCCTGCTCGGCGAGCACGCGGTGGCCTATACGCTGCTGGCCTATTTCGCCATTACGATCCACCGCCGCGTGCTGTGGTTCACGGTCTATACGCAGGCGCTGCACGTGCTGCCGCTGCTGTTCATCGCGCATGCGGTGCCCGTGGTGATCCGCCTGGCCATGGGCGCACCGCTGCCGGGCTGGCCGCTGCTGCTGGCGCCCGGCATCGAAGCCCTGCTCTGGCCGATGGCTACCGCCGTGCTGCTCGCACCGCAGCGCCGTTCGGTCGACGTGGACGAAACGCGTCCGATCTGA
- a CDS encoding DUF2917 domain-containing protein: protein MQALLTTTVFTLSPGEVTALSIHAAQRLHVEDAAGVDLWITREGDSEDYWLRCGASLLLRRGDEVVLSIDPRARRAVRLALIAEARRPVPTLADVPHLVYRALRRLVRGTEWTPGDDHVTAA from the coding sequence ATGCAAGCCCTGCTCACAACGACAGTATTCACCCTCAGCCCCGGCGAAGTCACCGCGCTGTCGATTCACGCGGCACAGCGCCTTCATGTGGAGGACGCCGCCGGCGTCGACCTGTGGATCACGCGCGAAGGCGATTCCGAGGACTACTGGCTGCGTTGTGGCGCGAGCCTGCTGCTGCGGCGTGGCGATGAAGTGGTGCTGAGCATCGATCCGCGCGCGCGCCGCGCCGTGCGCCTGGCGCTGATTGCCGAGGCGCGCCGCCCGGTGCCGACGCTGGCCGATGTCCCGCACCTCGTGTACCGCGCACTGCGGCGCCTGGTTCGAGGCACGGAATGGACGCCAGGCGACGATCACGTCACGGCCGCCTGA
- a CDS encoding transcriptional regulator GcvA, which yields MAWKGAWERDMPRGWHRELPRLPALTALRAFEAAARHESFSRAATELFVTHGAVSHQIRALEDELGMPLFERHGKRVALTPSGRLYAERIRDALLQIADATRVLQSGNRDKRLTISTMPSFAARWLTPRIGSFIERHPELDVELLSSNTLVDFGQEEVDIALRMGTGDYPGLYVEKLLDDVFFPVCSPGFNGGRLPEQPSDLAGLNLLRGEGDPWKPWFEAAGLDWPEPRKGLLLEDSSLLLQAAAEGQGIALIRSSLAYNDLLSGRVVRLFDVGIPCPWLLYFVCAPGALDTPKVQAFRGWLLPEIDRFREVLAQWAD from the coding sequence ATGGCATGGAAGGGTGCATGGGAAAGGGACATGCCGCGCGGCTGGCACCGTGAACTGCCACGCCTGCCGGCCCTGACGGCGCTGCGCGCGTTCGAAGCGGCGGCACGGCACGAGAGCTTTTCGCGCGCGGCGACCGAGCTGTTCGTCACGCACGGCGCGGTCAGCCACCAGATCCGCGCACTGGAAGACGAGCTGGGCATGCCGCTGTTCGAGCGCCACGGCAAGCGGGTGGCGCTGACGCCGTCCGGGCGGCTGTACGCCGAGCGCATCCGCGATGCCCTGTTGCAGATTGCCGACGCCACGCGCGTGCTGCAATCCGGCAACCGCGACAAGCGGCTGACCATCAGCACCATGCCGTCCTTTGCCGCGCGCTGGCTCACGCCGCGCATCGGCAGCTTTATCGAACGGCATCCGGAACTCGACGTCGAGTTGCTGTCATCGAACACGCTCGTGGATTTCGGCCAGGAAGAGGTCGATATCGCGCTGCGCATGGGAACGGGCGACTACCCGGGACTGTATGTGGAAAAGCTGCTCGATGATGTGTTTTTTCCGGTCTGCAGCCCGGGTTTCAACGGCGGGCGCCTGCCGGAACAGCCAAGTGACCTGGCCGGCCTGAACCTGCTGCGCGGCGAAGGCGACCCATGGAAGCCGTGGTTCGAAGCCGCGGGGCTGGACTGGCCCGAGCCGCGCAAGGGGCTGCTGCTCGAAGATTCGTCCCTGCTGCTGCAGGCAGCGGCCGAAGGCCAGGGCATTGCGCTGATCCGCTCCTCGCTCGCCTACAACGACCTGCTGTCCGGGCGGGTGGTGCGGCTGTTCGATGTCGGCATTCCGTGCCCGTGGCTGCTTTACTTCGTATGCGCACCCGGGGCACTGGATACACCCAAGGTGCAGGCGTTCCGGGGATGGCTGTTGCCAGAGATAGACCGCTTCCGGGAAGTGCTGGCGCAGTGGGCGGACTGA
- the rodA gene encoding rod shape-determining protein RodA: MDKRRVLSLIKTAFTGFDKPLALIVFLLFATGIVAVYSAAIDMPGKVEDQLRNILLSYVIMLVIAYLPTQTLMRVAVPIYTVGVALLIAVAMFGLIRKGARRWLNVGMVIQPSEIMKISMPLMLAWYFQKREGVVRWYDFVVALVLLLIPVGLIAKQPDLGTALLVMAAGIYVIYFAGLSWRIILPLLGVLVVAVSLLITFQNDICAPGVNWPILHDYQQHRVCTLLDPTTDPLGKGFHTIQSIIAIGSGGVEGKGWLKGTQTHLEFIPEKHTDFIFAVYSEEFGLIGNAVLLVLYLLLIFRGLFIAANAPTLFSRLLAGSITLIFFTYAFVNMGMVSGILPVVGVPLPLMSYGGTALVTLGAGIGILMAISRQKRLIQT, encoded by the coding sequence ATGGACAAGCGTCGCGTCCTGTCGCTCATCAAGACGGCGTTCACCGGCTTCGACAAGCCGCTCGCGCTGATCGTGTTCCTGTTGTTCGCCACCGGTATCGTGGCCGTGTACTCGGCCGCCATCGACATGCCAGGCAAGGTCGAGGACCAGCTGCGCAACATCCTGTTGTCCTACGTGATCATGCTGGTGATCGCCTACCTGCCCACGCAGACGCTGATGCGGGTAGCGGTGCCGATCTATACCGTGGGCGTGGCGCTGCTGATCGCGGTGGCCATGTTCGGCCTGATCCGCAAGGGCGCGCGCCGCTGGCTCAACGTCGGCATGGTGATCCAGCCGTCCGAGATCATGAAGATCTCGATGCCGCTGATGCTGGCGTGGTATTTCCAGAAACGCGAGGGCGTGGTGCGATGGTACGACTTCGTGGTGGCGCTGGTGCTACTGCTGATCCCGGTCGGCCTGATCGCCAAGCAGCCTGACCTGGGCACCGCGCTGCTGGTGATGGCGGCTGGCATCTACGTGATCTACTTTGCCGGGCTGTCGTGGCGCATCATCCTGCCGTTGCTGGGTGTGCTGGTGGTGGCGGTCTCGCTGCTGATTACGTTCCAGAACGATATCTGCGCGCCCGGCGTGAACTGGCCGATCCTGCATGACTACCAGCAGCACCGCGTGTGTACGCTGCTCGATCCGACCACCGACCCGCTGGGCAAGGGCTTCCACACGATCCAGTCGATCATCGCGATCGGCTCGGGCGGGGTCGAAGGCAAGGGCTGGCTCAAGGGCACCCAGACCCACCTGGAGTTCATCCCGGAAAAGCACACCGACTTCATCTTCGCGGTGTATTCCGAGGAATTCGGCCTGATCGGCAATGCCGTGCTGCTGGTGCTGTACCTGCTGCTGATCTTCCGCGGGCTGTTCATCGCGGCCAATGCGCCGACGCTGTTCTCGCGGCTGCTGGCCGGTTCGATCACGCTGATCTTCTTCACCTATGCCTTCGTCAACATGGGCATGGTGAGCGGCATCCTGCCCGTGGTGGGCGTGCCGCTGCCGCTGATGAGCTACGGCGGCACGGCGCTGGTGACGCTGGGCGCGGGCATCGGCATCCTGATGGCGATTTCCCGACAGAAACGGCTGATCCAGACGTAA
- a CDS encoding DUF484 family protein, producing MNAQDVAAYLQSHPDFFEDHAELLATVQLTSPHSHRAVSLQERQMEILREKNKVLELRLADLMRHGHDNDRTQQRMHAWQLRLMGEPDSHALPYAVQDGLQQVFDVPAVALKLWNVAEQYAHMEVAQGGSDDLRLFSEGLRAPYCGANAGFEAAGLLELDEVASIAMVALRPPVRTAGEVPGAAFGLLVLGSPDPRRFLEGMGTAYLAQIGEVAGAALNRLRD from the coding sequence ATGAACGCCCAAGACGTTGCCGCCTACCTGCAGAGCCATCCCGACTTCTTCGAAGACCATGCCGAGCTGCTGGCCACCGTGCAGCTGACCAGCCCGCACAGCCACCGCGCGGTGTCGCTGCAGGAACGGCAGATGGAAATCCTGCGTGAAAAGAACAAGGTGCTGGAACTGCGCCTGGCCGACCTGATGCGCCACGGGCACGACAACGACCGCACCCAGCAGCGCATGCACGCCTGGCAACTGCGCCTGATGGGCGAGCCGGACTCTCACGCGCTGCCCTATGCCGTACAGGATGGCCTGCAGCAGGTGTTCGACGTGCCCGCCGTGGCGCTCAAGCTGTGGAACGTGGCCGAACAGTATGCCCATATGGAAGTGGCGCAGGGTGGCAGCGATGACTTGCGGCTGTTCTCCGAAGGCCTGCGCGCACCATACTGCGGCGCCAACGCGGGTTTCGAGGCAGCCGGCCTGCTGGAACTCGACGAAGTTGCCTCTATCGCTATGGTGGCCTTGCGTCCGCCCGTGCGTACCGCCGGCGAGGTGCCGGGCGCGGCCTTCGGCCTGCTGGTGCTGGGCTCGCCCGACCCGCGTCGTTTCCTCGAAGGCATGGGCACGGCCTACCTGGCACAGATCGGCGAAGTGGCCGGCGCCGCGCTGAACCGCCTGCGCGACTGA
- a CDS encoding biotin-dependent carboxyltransferase family protein, which produces MIEIIRPGALASVQDLGRTGFRRFGVGRAGAMDPLALTLGNRLLGNAPGCAAIEFTLGRAAVRFHDDLRVALAGAECSANLDGVPVWSWHAFDVRRGSTLTLPATRGGTRAYLCVAGGIDVEPVMGSRSTDLKAGFGGYAGRALREGDRLPAARPGVTGDPGWLGVQAPSWALPVADAGGAMPIRLLPGPEYDDFEPAAQAALWESDWTITPNSNRMGLRLQGPALARKAERSADLLSHGVVPGVIQVPPAGQPIALMADAQTTGGYPKIGVVIGADLWRLAQVPLGAPVRFVRVTLEEAAAAQAAVDRYLRQIDQALQWQGDGMTIAARRRTRTRAAA; this is translated from the coding sequence GTGATCGAGATCATCCGGCCCGGAGCGCTGGCCTCGGTGCAGGACCTTGGCCGCACCGGCTTTCGCCGCTTCGGCGTGGGGCGCGCCGGCGCCATGGATCCGCTGGCGCTGACCCTCGGCAACCGGCTGCTCGGCAATGCGCCTGGCTGCGCCGCCATCGAATTCACGCTCGGTCGTGCGGCCGTGCGCTTCCATGACGATCTGCGCGTGGCACTGGCCGGCGCCGAGTGCAGCGCCAACCTGGACGGCGTGCCGGTCTGGTCCTGGCATGCCTTCGACGTCCGCCGCGGCAGCACGCTGACACTGCCCGCCACGCGCGGCGGCACGCGTGCCTACCTGTGCGTCGCGGGCGGCATCGACGTGGAACCGGTGATGGGCTCGCGCAGCACCGACCTCAAGGCCGGCTTCGGCGGCTATGCCGGCCGTGCGCTGCGTGAGGGCGATCGCCTGCCTGCGGCACGCCCCGGTGTGACGGGGGACCCGGGCTGGCTCGGCGTACAGGCGCCGTCGTGGGCGCTGCCTGTTGCCGACGCCGGCGGCGCCATGCCGATCCGCCTGCTGCCCGGCCCCGAGTATGACGATTTCGAGCCCGCCGCGCAGGCCGCGCTGTGGGAGTCCGACTGGACCATCACGCCGAACAGCAACCGCATGGGCCTGCGCCTGCAAGGTCCGGCGCTCGCGCGCAAGGCAGAGCGCAGTGCCGACCTGCTCTCGCATGGCGTGGTGCCCGGCGTGATCCAGGTGCCACCGGCCGGCCAGCCGATCGCGTTGATGGCCGATGCGCAGACCACCGGCGGCTACCCGAAGATCGGCGTCGTGATTGGCGCCGACCTGTGGCGCCTGGCGCAGGTGCCGCTGGGCGCGCCGGTACGCTTTGTGCGCGTCACGCTCGAAGAGGCCGCTGCCGCGCAGGCGGCAGTGGATCGCTACCTGCGCCAGATAGACCAGGCCCTGCAATGGCAGGGCGATGGCATGACCATAGCCGCGCGCCGCCGCACCCGTACGCGCGCCGCAGCCTAA
- the mrdA gene encoding penicillin-binding protein 2, whose translation MTEIRNVELEIGRFRLRVAAAALFTVICFGLLFTRFLWLQWYKHDQYSAKAEDNRISVAPIEPNRGIIMDRNGIVLARNYSAYTLEITPSKLTDTLDNTIEALSSLVDIQPRDRRRFKRLMEESRSFESLPIRSQLSDAEVARFSAQRFRFPGVDVRARLFRQYPLGESASHVIGYLGRISQRDQERIEAMDEANDADGAKYDPRKDADNYKGSNYIGKIGLEQSYETELHGLTGFEEVEVSAGGRPIRTLSTSPATPGNNLILSLDIRLQQLAEELFGDRRGALVAIEPSTGDILAFVSKPTFDPNLFVEGIDSNTWNELNNSPDKPLLNRPLRGTYPPGSTYKPFMALAALTTGKRTAAWGMHDPGSFTLGNHTFRDDKPGGHGWVDMQASIVQSCDTYYYSLARDMGVNAIHDFMKPLGFGQITGIDIEGESRGILPSPEWKRKTYRKPEQQKWYDGETISLGIGQGYNSFTILQLANAISIIVNNGAAMKPHLVKAVEDSVTRKRTLTVPKESYRLDFKQADIDVIKRAMVAVTHSGTAARAFAGAAYESAGKTGTAQTYTLGKNEKYNHHALDERKRDHSLYTAFAPADNPKIALALIVENAGFGAAVAAPIARKVMDYYLLGKWPAELEASAPPPAERAPVDTASVFTTGQTASIASATVMSGGASAVAASAVGASSVASASSAVASASAVASASAAAPTLDPAAIPPASAVQTLDERMLQALGHSKPRPAAPASVPAAAKAPAPKPRVKPVAATAATGADVTR comes from the coding sequence ATGACCGAAATCCGCAACGTCGAACTGGAAATCGGCCGCTTCCGCCTCCGCGTGGCGGCCGCGGCGCTGTTCACGGTGATCTGCTTCGGCCTGCTGTTCACGCGCTTCCTGTGGCTGCAGTGGTACAAGCACGACCAGTACTCGGCCAAGGCCGAGGACAACCGCATCTCGGTGGCGCCGATCGAGCCCAACCGCGGCATCATCATGGACCGCAACGGCATCGTGCTGGCGCGCAACTACTCCGCCTACACGCTCGAGATCACGCCGTCCAAGCTGACCGATACGCTGGACAACACCATCGAGGCGCTGTCGTCGCTGGTCGATATCCAGCCGCGCGACCGGCGCCGCTTCAAGCGCCTGATGGAGGAATCGCGCAGCTTCGAGAGCCTGCCGATCCGCAGCCAGCTCAGCGACGCGGAAGTGGCGCGCTTTTCCGCGCAGCGCTTCCGCTTCCCGGGCGTGGACGTGCGCGCGCGCCTGTTCCGGCAATATCCGCTGGGCGAGTCGGCCTCGCACGTGATCGGCTATCTCGGGCGCATCTCGCAGCGCGACCAGGAGCGCATCGAGGCCATGGACGAGGCCAATGATGCGGACGGCGCGAAGTACGACCCGCGCAAGGACGCCGACAACTACAAGGGCTCCAACTACATCGGCAAGATTGGCCTGGAGCAGAGCTACGAAACCGAACTGCACGGGCTCACCGGCTTCGAGGAGGTCGAGGTGAGCGCGGGCGGCCGGCCCATCCGCACGCTGTCGACCTCGCCCGCCACGCCGGGCAACAACCTGATCCTGTCGCTCGATATCCGGCTGCAGCAACTGGCCGAAGAGTTGTTCGGCGACCGCCGCGGTGCGCTGGTGGCGATCGAGCCTTCCACGGGCGATATCCTGGCCTTCGTGTCCAAGCCGACCTTCGACCCGAACCTGTTCGTCGAGGGCATCGACAGCAACACCTGGAACGAGCTCAACAATTCGCCGGACAAGCCGCTGCTGAACCGCCCGCTTCGGGGTACGTATCCGCCCGGATCGACCTACAAGCCTTTCATGGCGCTGGCGGCGCTCACCACCGGCAAGCGCACCGCCGCCTGGGGCATGCATGACCCGGGCTCGTTCACGCTGGGCAACCATACCTTCCGCGACGACAAGCCGGGCGGCCACGGCTGGGTGGACATGCAGGCCTCGATCGTGCAGTCGTGCGACACCTACTACTATTCGCTGGCGCGCGACATGGGCGTCAATGCCATCCATGACTTCATGAAGCCGCTGGGCTTCGGCCAGATCACGGGCATCGACATCGAGGGCGAAAGCCGCGGCATCCTGCCGTCCCCCGAGTGGAAGCGCAAGACCTACCGCAAGCCCGAGCAGCAGAAGTGGTATGACGGCGAGACCATTTCGCTGGGCATCGGCCAGGGCTACAACAGCTTCACGATCCTGCAGCTCGCCAATGCGATCTCGATCATCGTCAACAACGGCGCGGCGATGAAGCCGCACCTGGTCAAGGCCGTGGAGGACTCGGTCACGCGCAAGCGCACGCTGACCGTGCCCAAGGAAAGCTACCGCCTGGACTTCAAGCAGGCCGATATCGACGTGATCAAGCGCGCGATGGTCGCGGTGACGCACTCCGGCACGGCCGCGCGGGCATTTGCCGGCGCCGCCTACGAGTCCGCCGGCAAGACCGGCACGGCCCAGACCTACACGCTCGGCAAGAACGAGAAGTACAACCACCACGCGCTGGATGAACGCAAGCGCGACCACTCGCTCTATACCGCGTTTGCGCCCGCAGACAACCCCAAGATCGCGCTTGCGCTGATCGTCGAGAACGCGGGCTTCGGCGCCGCGGTGGCGGCGCCGATCGCGCGCAAGGTGATGGACTATTACCTGCTCGGCAAGTGGCCCGCCGAACTCGAGGCCTCGGCACCGCCGCCGGCCGAGCGCGCGCCGGTCGACACGGCCAGCGTCTTTACCACCGGCCAGACGGCAAGCATTGCGAGCGCAACGGTCATGTCCGGCGGCGCCAGCGCCGTGGCGGCCAGCGCGGTGGGTGCGTCATCCGTGGCGTCGGCTTCGTCCGCGGTGGCGAGCGCTTCCGCGGTGGCGAGCGCCTCCGCGGCGGCCCCGACGCTTGACCCGGCCGCGATCCCGCCGGCTTCGGCGGTGCAGACGCTCGACGAGCGCATGCTGCAGGCGCTGGGCCACAGCAAGCCGCGGCCCGCGGCACCCGCCTCCGTGCCGGCCGCCGCCAAGGCGCCCGCGCCCAAACCACGCGTCAAGCCCGTTGCCGCCACGGCGGCGACGGGCGCCGACGTCACCCGCTGA